The DNA sequence TGTGCCAACCGCGTTCGGGGGTCATAGACTGCTCGAGGTGCTCTCGGTCCCGGGTGGCACGACGGCGAGAAGGATTTGAGGATCTTGACGAGCATCGACGCGTCCGCACCGACGACGGCGGCCCCTGCGGTCGCCGAATCCGTCCGGTGGCGGGACGTGGTCAGCGGTTACGTCGGGCTGACGAAACCGCGGATCATCGAGCTGCTGCTGGTCACCACGGTGCCGGCGATGTTCCTCGCCGCCGGCGGAGTGCCGCCACTGCTGCTGGTGCTGGCCACCATGGTGGGCGGCTGCTTCGCCGCGGCCAGTGCGAACGTCTTCAACTGCGTGCTGGACCGCGACATCGACGAGCGGATGCGCCGCACCCGACGGCGCCCGCTGCCCAGGCACACCGTCGGTCCGCGGGCCGCCACCGTCTTCGGCGTCGTGCTCGGCATCGCGGCCACCCTGTGGCTCGGACTCTTCGTCAACTGGCTCTCGGCCGCACTGGCGCTGGGTGCGAACGCCTTCTACGTCTTCGTCTACACCATCTGGCTGAAGCGACGGACGTCACAGAACATCGTCTGGGGCGGCATCGCCGGCTGCTTCCCGCCGTTGATCGGCTGGACCGCGGTCACCGGGTCGGTCGGCCTGG is a window from the Microlunatus panaciterrae genome containing:
- a CDS encoding heme o synthase; translation: MDASAPTTAAPAVAESVRWRDVVSGYVGLTKPRIIELLLVTTVPAMFLAAGGVPPLLLVLATMVGGCFAAASANVFNCVLDRDIDERMRRTRRRPLPRHTVGPRAATVFGVVLGIAATLWLGLFVNWLSAALALGANAFYVFVYTIWLKRRTSQNIVWGGIAGCFPPLIGWTAVTGSVGLAPFILFAIVFFWTPPHTWALAFRYREDYAAAEVPMLPVVMAAPAVAVRILVYSVLTVATSLALWPVAGTGWLYPTVAVLAGAALLWESWQLLRRATAGLLGSELRPMRLFHWSNSYLALIFVAAAVDPLLR